GACGCCCCTTGACGCGAAGTACCATTATTCCCACCATGATGCCATGATTATTACCATCGACCGCGCTGGGAGAGTGGTCGTCCCGAAGTCGTTTCGTGATCGCTTCAATCTGGTAGCCGGGACGGAATTGGAGATCGAAGCCACTGCGAACGGCCTGAGGCTGCGCAAGATCGGCAACGCGCCGGCATTAG
This genomic interval from Acidobacteriota bacterium contains the following:
- a CDS encoding AbrB/MazE/SpoVT family DNA-binding domain-containing protein: MIITIDRAGRVVVPKSFRDRFNLVAGTELEIEATANGLRLRKIGNAPAL